One Blattabacterium cuenoti DNA window includes the following coding sequences:
- the rnr gene encoding ribonuclease R: MKLKNKKNKIRLKINRKNYNYNNGVINITNQGYAFVKIEKNNKTIFIPKNKVNRSLEGDIVKIRFKKNINKVKIKGEVIKILKRKTKKFIGILKINSNNNFSNYIDPSNRVKSYKNFIVCNKIIINIPSIKSNKYKHNDKVLVKIISWPQNVQFPIGKILKVFGKIGEYKTELYSLLNEYKISYKFSKKIKDEAKKIFSKGIFNSKSILEYRKDMRNINTFTIDPKNAKDFDDAISIREIRDKIWEIGVHISDVTHFIKEDSELDREAYIRNTSIYLSEKVIPMLPNLLSNELCSLKPKKDKLGFSVIFNMNEKGEVLKSWIGKTIIRSNKKFSYDEVQRIINEKKGSFYKEINTLFFLSKILIKNRLNNGSIFLDRIEVKFQLDHKKNPISIILEKNNEAHSIIEEFMLLTNKKISEFVSLKSNGIIKKPYIYRIHDKPDYEKIFFLKKIIQPLGYFLDLKNIKNSINYLLKKIKGKPEQNMIENLILRSMNKAKYSTKNIGHYGLSFIHYTHFTSPIRRYSDMIAHRLLNYYLVNNYKKIKSIDFYEKQSQYCSYKERIVIDVERDFLKYIQIKFLTNFLGQEFDGIITGFTEWGVYIDLISFQTEGLIKFRDIEEDNYTLDSNGYSIIGKNNKKSYLLGDKVKVKLINIDIEKKRIILNWIKK; the protein is encoded by the coding sequence ATGAAATTAAAAAATAAAAAAAATAAAATTCGTTTAAAAATAAATCGAAAAAATTATAATTATAACAATGGTGTGATTAACATAACTAATCAAGGTTATGCTTTTGTAAAAATAGAAAAAAATAATAAAACCATTTTTATTCCTAAAAACAAAGTTAATAGATCTTTAGAAGGAGATATAGTAAAAATAAGGTTTAAAAAAAATATTAATAAAGTAAAAATAAAAGGGGAAGTAATAAAAATATTAAAAAGAAAAACAAAAAAATTTATTGGTATTTTAAAAATAAATTCTAACAATAATTTTTCCAATTATATTGATCCGTCTAATCGTGTCAAATCTTATAAAAATTTTATTGTCTGTAATAAAATTATTATTAATATACCTAGTATAAAATCAAATAAATATAAACATAATGACAAAGTTTTGGTAAAAATAATTTCTTGGCCCCAAAATGTTCAATTTCCTATAGGAAAAATTTTAAAAGTATTTGGGAAAATTGGTGAATACAAAACTGAACTCTATTCTTTACTAAATGAATATAAAATTTCTTATAAATTTTCTAAAAAAATAAAAGATGAAGCAAAGAAAATATTTTCAAAAGGAATTTTTAATTCTAAATCTATATTAGAATATAGAAAAGATATGAGAAATATTAATACATTTACTATAGATCCAAAAAATGCAAAAGATTTTGATGATGCAATTTCTATTAGAGAAATTCGTGATAAAATTTGGGAAATAGGTGTCCATATATCTGATGTCACTCATTTTATTAAAGAAGATAGTGAATTAGATAGAGAAGCTTATATAAGAAATACATCAATATATTTATCAGAGAAGGTAATACCTATGTTACCTAATTTATTATCTAATGAACTTTGTTCTTTAAAACCTAAAAAAGATAAATTAGGTTTTTCTGTAATATTTAATATGAATGAAAAAGGAGAAGTATTAAAAAGTTGGATTGGAAAAACAATTATAAGATCTAATAAAAAATTTTCATATGATGAAGTACAAAGAATAATAAATGAAAAAAAAGGATCTTTTTATAAAGAAATTAATACTTTATTTTTTTTATCTAAAATTTTAATTAAAAATAGATTGAATAATGGATCTATTTTTTTAGATAGAATTGAAGTGAAATTTCAATTAGATCATAAAAAAAATCCAATATCTATAATTTTAGAAAAAAATAATGAAGCTCATTCTATAATAGAAGAGTTCATGTTATTAACTAATAAAAAAATATCAGAATTTGTTAGTTTAAAATCAAATGGAATAATAAAAAAACCTTATATATACAGAATTCATGATAAGCCAGATTATGAAAAAATATTTTTTTTAAAAAAAATTATACAACCTCTAGGTTATTTTTTAGATTTAAAAAATATTAAAAATTCTATTAATTATTTATTAAAAAAAATAAAAGGTAAACCTGAACAAAATATGATTGAAAATTTGATTTTACGATCTATGAACAAAGCTAAATATTCAACAAAAAATATTGGACATTATGGATTATCTTTTATTCATTATACTCATTTTACTTCTCCAATTAGAAGATATTCTGATATGATAGCACATCGATTACTAAATTATTATTTAGTAAATAATTATAAAAAAATAAAATCTATAGATTTTTACGAAAAACAATCACAATATTGTAGTTATAAAGAACGTATAGTTATAGATGTTGAAAGAGATTTTCTAAAATATATACAAATAAAATTCTTAACAAATTTTTTAGGACAAGAATTTGATGGAATTATAACTGGATTTACAGAGTGGGGAGTTTATATTGATTTAATATCATTTCAAACAGAAGGTTTAATAAAATTTCGTGATATTGAAGAAGATAACTATACTTTAGATTCCAATGGATATAGTATTATTGGAAAAAATAATAAAAAATCTTATTTATTAGGTGATAAAGTTAAAGTTAAATTAATAAATATAGATATAGAAAAAAAAAGAATTATTTTAAATTGGATTAAAAAATAA
- the glmS gene encoding glutamine--fructose-6-phosphate transaminase (isomerizing): MCGIIGYLGYREVYPILINGLKKLEYRGYDSSGISIFYKNGYSLFKTKGKVNDLEKKIDFLKKKNKLNGTVGIGHTRWATHGEPNDVNAHPHVSNSNNIVMIHNGIIENYHSIKIFLLKNGFTFNSKTDTEVLVNLIEYIKYENNLSLEEAVRISLNETIGAYSIAILEKSNPETIIIAKLGSPLIIGIGKEEFFIASDPIPFINYTKNVIYMKDGEMAILKKNKELDLRKIINNHKLHPIIKKLKINLEEIEKGEYKHFMLKEIYEQPKTILDTLRGRLLISNEIIYINGIKSNKEKFINATSIIIVACGTSWHAGLIGEYLLEKYTRIPVEVEYASEFIYRNPILSKKDIVIVISQSGETADTLSALKLAKKRGVFVFGICNVVGSSIARNVNAGVYIHAGPEIGVASTKAFTSQITILTLIALKIAKYKSTIDNFFYKKICKELSLIPEKISHIINNHNSIKNISNKLYYINNFIYLGRGINFPVALEGALKLKEISYIHAEGLPAAEMKHGPMALIDENIPVIVIALIKSNCYKKILNNIQEIKARKGKIIALINEEDVQVQMLADYVIKIPNTVEELSPLITAIPLQLLAYQIASLRGKNIDQPRNLAKSVTVE, encoded by the coding sequence ATGTGTGGAATCATTGGATACTTAGGGTATAGAGAGGTTTATCCTATTCTTATTAATGGATTAAAAAAATTAGAATATCGTGGTTATGATAGTTCTGGTATTTCTATTTTCTATAAGAATGGATATAGTTTGTTTAAAACAAAAGGAAAAGTAAATGATTTAGAGAAAAAAATTGATTTTTTAAAAAAAAAAAACAAATTAAATGGTACCGTTGGTATAGGACATACCAGATGGGCAACACATGGAGAACCAAATGATGTTAATGCTCATCCTCATGTATCTAATTCAAATAACATTGTTATGATTCATAATGGAATTATAGAAAATTATCATTCCATAAAAATTTTTTTATTAAAAAATGGTTTTACTTTCAACAGTAAAACTGATACAGAAGTTCTAGTAAATTTAATTGAATACATAAAATATGAAAATAATCTATCATTAGAAGAAGCTGTTAGAATTTCTTTAAATGAAACTATTGGAGCTTATTCTATTGCTATTTTGGAAAAATCGAACCCAGAAACAATTATCATTGCTAAACTAGGTAGTCCATTGATTATAGGTATTGGTAAAGAAGAATTTTTTATAGCTTCTGATCCAATACCATTTATAAATTATACAAAAAATGTTATTTATATGAAAGATGGAGAAATGGCAATTTTAAAAAAAAATAAAGAATTAGATCTAAGAAAAATCATTAATAATCATAAGCTTCATCCAATTATAAAAAAATTAAAAATAAATCTAGAAGAAATTGAAAAAGGAGAATATAAACATTTTATGTTGAAAGAAATATATGAACAACCAAAAACAATATTAGATACTCTACGAGGTAGATTATTAATTTCTAATGAAATTATTTATATAAATGGAATTAAGTCTAATAAAGAAAAATTTATTAATGCAACATCTATTATCATAGTGGCTTGCGGTACATCATGGCATGCAGGTTTAATTGGTGAATATTTATTAGAAAAATATACACGTATTCCAGTTGAAGTTGAATATGCTTCGGAATTTATATATAGAAATCCTATTCTTAGTAAGAAAGATATTGTTATTGTAATTTCTCAATCAGGAGAAACAGCTGATACTTTATCAGCTTTAAAATTAGCTAAAAAAAGGGGGGTATTTGTTTTTGGTATTTGTAATGTAGTGGGATCTTCTATTGCTAGAAATGTAAATGCAGGAGTTTATATTCATGCTGGTCCAGAAATAGGAGTAGCATCTACAAAAGCTTTTACTTCTCAAATTACTATATTAACTTTAATAGCTTTAAAAATAGCTAAATATAAATCCACTATTGATAATTTTTTTTACAAAAAAATTTGCAAAGAACTTAGTTTAATTCCAGAAAAAATAAGTCATATTATAAATAATCATAATTCTATTAAAAATATATCTAATAAATTATATTATATAAATAATTTTATTTATTTAGGAAGGGGTATAAATTTTCCAGTAGCATTAGAAGGAGCATTAAAATTAAAAGAAATATCCTATATTCATGCAGAAGGGTTACCTGCAGCTGAGATGAAACATGGCCCTATGGCCTTAATTGATGAAAACATTCCTGTTATTGTGATTGCTCTTATTAAATCAAATTGTTATAAAAAAATATTAAATAATATTCAGGAAATTAAAGCTAGAAAAGGAAAAATTATAGCATTAATCAACGAAGAAGATGTTCAAGTACAAATGTTAGCTGACTATGTTATAAAAATTCCTAATACAGTAGAAGAATTAAGTCCATTAATAACAGCAATACCTCTTCAATTACTAGCTTATCAAATTGCTTCTTTACGTGGAAAAAATATAGATCAACCTAGAAATTTAGCAAAATCTGTAACTGTAGAATAA
- a CDS encoding serine O-acetyltransferase, which produces MINNLDFSKTLFEKNKKRKKKFPDKIKSKFFVDKLFHILFTPDSSLLYNEFIFTENYRNLYKILYSILIELDFSEKKSKKYSEIFFKEIPNIYKLLLVDAYAILKSDPAATSIEEIFLTYPGFFAIALYRMAHEFWNQKIPIIPRLITEYAHSKTGIDIHASASIGQEFSIDHGTGIVIGSSTKIGNKVKIYQGVTLGAIYVDKKLSNLKRHPTIEDKVTIYAGATILGGNTIIGHDSILGGNVWITRSIPPYSIVYQKSEIKMRNNNYFPDPINFTI; this is translated from the coding sequence ATGATTAATAATTTAGATTTTTCTAAAACTCTTTTTGAGAAAAATAAAAAAAGGAAAAAAAAGTTTCCTGATAAAATTAAATCAAAATTTTTTGTAGATAAATTATTTCATATATTATTTACACCCGATTCATCATTATTATATAATGAATTCATTTTTACAGAAAACTATAGAAATTTATACAAAATATTGTATTCTATTTTAATAGAGTTAGATTTTTCAGAAAAGAAATCAAAGAAATATTCTGAAATTTTTTTTAAAGAAATCCCAAATATTTATAAACTATTATTAGTAGATGCTTATGCAATATTAAAATCAGATCCAGCAGCAACATCAATTGAAGAAATTTTTTTAACTTATCCTGGATTTTTCGCTATTGCTTTATATAGAATGGCTCATGAATTTTGGAATCAAAAAATTCCAATCATTCCAAGATTGATAACAGAATATGCTCATAGTAAAACTGGGATAGATATTCATGCTTCTGCAAGTATAGGTCAAGAATTTTCTATAGATCATGGAACAGGAATAGTAATAGGTTCCAGTACTAAAATAGGAAATAAAGTGAAAATATATCAAGGTGTAACCTTGGGTGCAATTTATGTTGATAAAAAATTATCTAATTTAAAACGTCATCCTACTATTGAAGATAAAGTAACTATTTATGCTGGGGCAACTATACTTGGAGGAAATACAATTATAGGTCATGATAGCATATTAGGTGGAAATGTATGGATTACAAGAAGTATTCCTCCATATTCTATAGTTTATCAAAAAAGTGAAATAAAAATGAGAAATAATAATTATTTTCCTGATCCTATTAATTTTACAATATAA
- a CDS encoding glycogen/starch synthase: MTGKRILYVSSYLFPFSSKNSISLSVLKTIKFMQSVGNDVRIFMPRFGIINERRHQLHEVIRLSGMNLIINDVYQPLLIKVASIPDVRLQVYFIDNEEYFKRKAIDEDENGVFFKDNDERALFFAKGVLETVRKLNWKPDIIHLYGWISFFIPLYLKKYFNNDLIYKNTKVISSIYNKPFNGILNKDIINKIKFDGIESEKLNFLKNPDYINLTKLCIYFSDAIIKGDVSFHDEIKDFIDKNKLLVLKYSKLDKIETIYQQFYKKINE, translated from the coding sequence ATGACAGGTAAACGCATATTATATGTTTCTTCATATTTGTTTCCTTTTTCTTCAAAAAATTCAATTTCCTTATCAGTATTAAAAACTATTAAATTTATGCAATCTGTAGGAAATGATGTACGAATATTTATGCCTAGATTTGGAATAATCAATGAAAGAAGACATCAATTACATGAAGTAATTCGTTTGTCTGGTATGAATTTAATAATTAATGATGTATATCAACCTCTTTTAATAAAAGTTGCTTCTATTCCTGATGTTAGACTGCAAGTTTATTTTATAGATAATGAAGAATACTTTAAAAGAAAAGCTATTGATGAAGATGAAAATGGTGTCTTTTTTAAAGATAATGATGAAAGAGCGCTTTTTTTTGCAAAGGGAGTACTAGAAACTGTAAGAAAATTAAATTGGAAACCGGATATTATCCATTTATACGGATGGATTAGTTTTTTTATTCCTTTATATTTAAAAAAATATTTTAACAATGATCTTATATATAAAAATACAAAAGTAATTTCATCTATTTATAATAAACCATTTAATGGTATTCTTAATAAAGACATAATAAATAAAATAAAATTCGATGGAATTGAATCCGAAAAATTAAATTTTTTAAAAAATCCAGATTATATTAATCTTACAAAATTATGTATATATTTTTCTGATGCAATAATAAAAGGAGATGTTTCGTTTCATGATGAAATAAAAGATTTTATAGATAAAAATAAATTATTAGTATTAAAATATTCTAAATTAGATAAAATTGAAACGATTTATCAACAATTTTATAAAAAAATCAATGAATAA
- the coaD gene encoding pantetheine-phosphate adenylyltransferase, whose translation MKILTKKIAVFPGTFDPITLGHCDIVIRSLNLFDKVIIAIGNNSSKKNMFSVKKRKKWIRDSFSEKKIFSKIEIDSFKGLTISFCKKRKIKFLLRGIRNQIDFEFEKNMFFINKILEKQYDIETIFLLSSYEKSHISSFFVRSIIKNGGDYTLFVPPSVRID comes from the coding sequence ATGAAAATATTAACAAAAAAGATAGCTGTATTTCCAGGAACTTTTGATCCAATAACTTTAGGACATTGTGATATTGTAATTAGGTCTTTAAATTTATTTGATAAAGTAATTATAGCTATTGGAAATAATTCAAGTAAAAAAAATATGTTTTCTGTAAAAAAAAGAAAAAAATGGATACGTGATTCTTTTTCGGAAAAGAAAATTTTTTCTAAAATAGAAATAGATTCCTTTAAAGGATTAACTATATCTTTTTGTAAAAAAAGAAAAATAAAATTTTTATTGAGGGGAATTCGAAATCAAATTGATTTCGAATTCGAAAAAAATATGTTTTTTATAAATAAAATTTTGGAAAAACAATATGATATTGAAACAATTTTTTTATTATCTTCTTATGAAAAATCACATATTAGTTCTTTTTTTGTAAGAAGTATTATAAAAAATGGGGGTGATTATACTTTATTTGTTCCTCCATCTGTAAGGATAGACTAA
- a CDS encoding diflavin oxidoreductase, which produces MKILSDLIKKSSLKEIMWINGYISGIISKLIEEKEFINKENNDVITLVYSSETGNAKNLALNIYKKINEEKLKIKLLNLEDYCLFNLEKESYLLIVISTHGNGEPPNSGKDFFNFIHNKNIRIKNLKYSVLALGDKSYDTFCKAGDDIDQRLKLIGGDRILKIQKCDVFYKKESEKWINNIINFFREKNHKSKKLNFNIKKKENLGIIDKNILLNNNKNKNVYHIEILIPKNIQYSPGDAIGIYPENDSNIINKIMKLLNLNIKKNFDIFHKLKNKDIYNIPIKYLKNKSITFGIKNLDQLDIFTIIKNFYSLNKEKFFIENFIEIMNPIKPRLYSISSSLKKHVDKIHITVLLNKYKYNDKIKYGYCSNFLSKLKKGDKINFFIYKNNFFKLPDPDKDIILIGPGTGIAPFRAFLYERESINASGKNWLFFGNQYYSRDFLYKSEIENWKKNGLLYHVHLAFSRDQKNKIYIQDKIWENRKEFFYWIKNGAYIYICGKKTPMSINVEKIIYRIVENLGKENPESFISKMKKNKRYLKDVY; this is translated from the coding sequence ATGAAGATATTATCTGATTTAATAAAAAAATCTTCTTTGAAAGAAATTATGTGGATTAATGGATATATTTCAGGAATTATATCTAAACTTATAGAAGAAAAGGAATTTATAAATAAAGAAAATAACGATGTTATTACATTAGTTTATTCTAGTGAAACTGGAAATGCAAAGAATTTAGCATTAAATATTTATAAAAAAATTAATGAAGAAAAATTAAAAATTAAATTATTAAATCTTGAAGACTATTGTTTATTTAATCTAGAAAAAGAATCTTATTTATTAATAGTGATTAGTACTCATGGAAATGGAGAACCTCCTAATTCAGGAAAAGATTTTTTTAATTTTATTCATAATAAAAATATTCGTATAAAAAATTTAAAATATAGTGTTTTAGCTTTGGGGGATAAATCATATGATACTTTCTGTAAAGCTGGAGATGATATAGACCAACGTTTAAAATTAATAGGAGGTGATAGAATATTGAAAATACAAAAATGTGATGTTTTTTATAAAAAAGAATCAGAAAAATGGATTAATAATATTATTAATTTTTTTAGAGAAAAAAATCATAAAAGTAAAAAATTAAATTTTAACATAAAAAAAAAAGAAAATCTAGGTATAATAGATAAAAATATATTACTGAATAATAATAAAAATAAAAATGTATATCATATCGAGATTTTAATTCCAAAAAATATTCAATATTCTCCAGGAGATGCTATCGGTATTTATCCTGAAAATGATTCAAATATTATTAATAAAATAATGAAATTACTTAATTTAAATATTAAAAAAAATTTTGATATTTTTCATAAGTTAAAAAATAAGGATATATACAATATACCTATAAAATATTTAAAAAATAAAAGTATAACATTTGGAATAAAAAATTTAGATCAATTAGATATTTTTACTATTATAAAAAATTTTTATTCTTTAAATAAAGAAAAATTTTTTATAGAAAATTTTATAGAAATTATGAATCCTATAAAACCTAGATTATATTCAATATCTTCTTCTTTAAAAAAACATGTCGATAAAATACATATAACTGTATTATTAAATAAATATAAATATAATGATAAGATTAAGTATGGTTATTGTTCAAATTTTTTGTCTAAATTGAAAAAGGGAGATAAGATTAATTTTTTTATTTATAAAAATAATTTTTTTAAGTTACCTGATCCTGATAAGGATATTATTCTTATAGGTCCTGGGACTGGAATTGCTCCTTTTAGAGCATTCTTATATGAAAGAGAGTCAATAAATGCATCAGGGAAAAATTGGTTATTTTTTGGAAATCAATATTATTCTAGAGATTTTTTATATAAATCAGAGATAGAAAATTGGAAAAAAAATGGATTATTATACCATGTTCATCTGGCATTTTCTAGAGATCAAAAAAACAAAATTTATATACAAGATAAAATATGGGAAAATAGAAAGGAATTTTTTTATTGGATAAAAAATGGAGCATATATATATATATGCGGAAAAAAAACTCCAATGAGTATAAATGTTGAAAAAATAATTTATCGTATTGTAGAAAATTTAGGAAAAGAAAATCCAGAATCATTTATTAGTAAAATGAAAAAAAATAAAAGATATTTAAAAGATGTTTATTGA
- the cysK gene encoding cysteine synthase A encodes MKIDNILDSIGNTPHLRLKRLYPKHNIWIKLERNNPGGSIKDRIALSMVNDAEKKGLLNKGDIIIEPTSGNTGVGLSIVASVKGYRLILVMPESMSHERRKLFSVFGSKFVLTSKEKGMKGAIEKANELVNTIPNSWMPSQFENKSNIIIHEKTTGKEIVKSFPDGIDYFITGVGTGGHITGIGNILKKMFPNIKIFSVEPMESPVIFGGISNPHELQGIGAGFIPTILNRKLLNGTFLISKDEAFNCVRKMAKKEGLLVGISTGASIAAIDKNLSKFPKKSTILTINYDTGERYISVDNLF; translated from the coding sequence ATGAAAATAGATAATATCCTAGATTCTATTGGAAACACTCCGCATCTTCGTCTTAAACGATTGTATCCAAAACATAATATTTGGATTAAATTAGAACGAAATAATCCAGGAGGTAGTATAAAAGATAGAATAGCGTTATCCATGGTAAATGATGCAGAAAAAAAAGGATTGCTTAATAAAGGGGATATTATTATAGAACCTACATCTGGAAACACAGGGGTAGGATTGTCTATAGTAGCTTCAGTCAAAGGATATCGTTTAATTTTAGTCATGCCGGAGTCAATGAGTCATGAAAGAAGAAAATTATTTTCTGTTTTTGGATCAAAATTTGTGCTTACTTCTAAAGAGAAAGGAATGAAAGGAGCCATAGAAAAAGCTAATGAATTAGTAAATACAATACCTAATTCATGGATGCCAAGTCAATTTGAAAATAAATCAAATATAATTATCCATGAAAAAACTACAGGAAAAGAAATTGTAAAATCTTTTCCTGATGGAATAGATTATTTTATAACTGGAGTGGGAACTGGAGGTCATATAACAGGTATAGGAAATATTTTAAAAAAAATGTTTCCTAACATAAAAATTTTTTCTGTAGAACCTATGGAATCCCCAGTTATATTTGGGGGGATTTCAAATCCTCATGAATTACAAGGAATAGGAGCTGGATTTATTCCAACTATTTTAAATAGAAAATTATTGAATGGAACTTTTTTAATATCTAAAGATGAAGCATTTAATTGTGTTAGAAAAATGGCAAAAAAAGAAGGATTATTAGTTGGAATATCTACAGGAGCATCTATAGCGGCTATAGATAAAAATTTAAGTAAATTTCCTAAAAAATCAACAATTTTAACAATAAATTACGATACTGGAGAAAGATATATATCAGTTGATAATTTGTTTTAA
- a CDS encoding transglycosylase domain-containing protein, with protein MNKKNSKQNYYFRLFIIYFWILFFLIISSIFLIIFSASKGYLGDLPSSEEIDNPNIEIGSKIYDSNGKFLGKFCSDNRTLISYRELPKNLINALLAKEDIRFREHSGIDGKSILRAILSFGKKGGGSTISQQLAKLLFTGTSAKNKIERIHQKILEWIMAIELEKRYTKEELITMYCNKFDFLYNAKGISTAALTYFDKKISELNLGECAILIGMLENPSLYNPKSYPDRAKKQRNLVLHQMKKYKFLNKNQYNSESKKPIKIKFNMRKNDSELFTYYKEFLKKEVQDLLDEYKEKTGIKLNISDGLKIYISINSKMQDFAEKSVKKHLKKLQLLFDSMQKNNINAPFSNISIKKTQRILISAMKQTNFYKELKQKGFSEKKIFQKFQEIKPIELFTWNGTKKVKISPWDFLRYKKSIIQAGLISVESSTGYIKAWVGGVDFNHFQYDHVAQTQRQVGSIFKPILYAAAISKFHYTPCTKISNEKFQLGDWYPRNYNGKYGGFITLKDGLAYSINTVSARLISQITPKPVIDLAKKMGVTSFIPEHPSISLGSADITLYEMTGVFNTFANYGNYVKPTILLKVKDKNGNIINKDFFQRRVLNEEISYIMLDLMQGVVKYGTAKRIRQKYNIEGNIAGKTGTTNDNSDGWFIGIIPNLTTGIWVGWENRFSHFDNIKLGQGATMALPIWAYYTKYLYNDVNLIYDYRIIFKKSKNYQFNWKKCEINSDEDNYKFLEQEEFNTKKYENKKEIIENVESSENKKKNIELNEKINRYDEE; from the coding sequence GTGAATAAAAAAAATTCAAAACAAAATTATTATTTTCGTTTATTCATTATTTATTTTTGGATTTTATTTTTTCTAATTATAAGTAGTATATTTTTAATTATTTTTTCTGCATCTAAAGGATATTTAGGAGACCTACCAAGTTCTGAAGAAATAGATAATCCAAATATAGAAATTGGATCAAAAATATATGATTCTAATGGAAAATTTTTAGGTAAATTTTGTTCTGATAATAGAACTTTAATAAGTTATAGAGAATTACCTAAAAACTTAATTAACGCTTTATTGGCAAAAGAAGATATACGTTTTAGAGAACATTCTGGAATTGATGGAAAATCTATTCTTAGAGCAATTCTTTCTTTTGGAAAAAAAGGAGGGGGTAGTACTATATCCCAGCAATTAGCTAAACTTCTTTTTACTGGAACATCCGCAAAAAATAAAATTGAAAGAATTCATCAAAAAATTTTAGAATGGATAATGGCTATTGAATTAGAAAAACGTTATACTAAAGAAGAACTTATTACAATGTATTGTAATAAATTCGATTTTTTATATAATGCAAAAGGAATTAGTACAGCTGCTCTTACATATTTTGATAAAAAAATTTCAGAACTCAATTTAGGAGAATGTGCAATATTAATAGGTATGCTAGAAAATCCATCTTTATATAATCCAAAGAGTTATCCTGATAGAGCAAAAAAACAAAGAAATCTAGTATTACATCAAATGAAAAAATATAAATTCTTAAATAAAAATCAATATAATTCTGAATCAAAAAAACCTATTAAAATTAAATTTAATATGCGAAAAAATGATTCAGAATTATTCACCTATTATAAAGAATTTTTAAAAAAAGAAGTTCAAGATTTATTAGATGAATATAAAGAAAAAACAGGAATAAAATTAAATATTTCTGATGGACTTAAAATATATATATCTATCAATTCTAAAATGCAGGATTTTGCAGAAAAATCTGTAAAAAAACATTTAAAAAAATTACAATTATTATTTGATTCTATGCAGAAAAATAATATAAACGCTCCATTTTCAAATATTTCTATAAAAAAAACACAAAGAATATTAATTTCTGCAATGAAACAAACTAATTTTTATAAAGAATTAAAACAAAAAGGATTTTCAGAAAAAAAAATTTTTCAAAAATTTCAAGAAATAAAACCAATTGAACTATTCACTTGGAATGGAACAAAAAAAGTAAAAATTTCCCCATGGGATTTTCTTCGTTATAAAAAAAGTATTATACAGGCAGGACTTATTTCAGTTGAATCATCTACAGGATATATTAAAGCATGGGTAGGCGGTGTCGATTTTAATCATTTTCAATATGATCATGTTGCTCAAACTCAAAGACAAGTTGGATCGATATTTAAACCCATTTTATATGCAGCGGCGATTAGTAAATTTCATTATACTCCTTGTACAAAAATTTCTAACGAAAAATTTCAATTAGGGGATTGGTACCCAAGAAATTATAATGGTAAATATGGAGGATTTATAACATTAAAAGATGGATTAGCTTATTCCATAAATACTGTATCTGCTCGTTTAATATCACAAATCACTCCAAAACCAGTAATTGATTTAGCAAAAAAAATGGGGGTAACATCTTTTATCCCAGAACATCCATCAATTTCATTAGGATCTGCAGATATAACTTTATATGAAATGACTGGAGTCTTCAATACATTTGCTAATTATGGAAATTACGTAAAACCTACTATTTTATTAAAAGTAAAAGATAAAAATGGAAATATTATTAATAAAGATTTTTTTCAAAGAAGAGTATTAAATGAGGAAATATCCTATATAATGTTAGATTTAATGCAAGGAGTAGTAAAATATGGAACTGCAAAAAGAATAAGACAAAAATATAATATTGAAGGAAATATTGCAGGAAAAACTGGAACAACAAACGATAATTCCGATGGATGGTTCATTGGAATAATTCCTAATTTAACAACTGGAATTTGGGTAGGATGGGAAAATAGATTTTCTCATTTTGATAATATAAAATTAGGACAAGGAGCAACTATGGCATTACCAATATGGGCATATTATACAAAATATTTATATAATGATGTTAATCTTATTTATGATTATAGAATTATTTTTAAAAAATCTAAAAATTATCAATTTAATTGGAAAAAATGTGAAATTAATAGTGATGAGGACAATTATAAATTTTTAGAACAAGAAGAATTTAATACAAAAAAATATGAAAATAAAAAAGAAATTATAGAAAATGTAGAATCTTCAGAAAATAAAAAAAAAAATATTGAATTAAATGAAAAAATAAACCGTTATGATGAAGAATAA